The DNA sequence taggattaaccatattcaacatacgttttttgttgttttgtgtgaacaccgaagtcatcgccggcgagggtgagaaggaggataagcggcaacacaaatatgatgcctcacaaaaataaaggagacggacctattgtggtcttgagtgatggttgttgagttaagagcgtgtgttatgttttctcccctgttgcaacgcacggactcTTCTGCTAGTTTTGCTGATAAGCAGCAACTACTAGTCCGGCCAGCTCCCTGCTTTGTTAGTTATCACTTGCTTGCCACTTTGTTGCTGCATGAATATGGGCGCCTTCCTTCCATGCTTCAGGAGCTGTTTTGCATCGCTGCTCTTGCTCCTAATCTTCGCCGCACATCCATCTTCTCAAGCCTCCAACGCGACCGCGGAATTGTCCACTGTTTGGAGCACCGACGGTTCGTATATGCTCTTCCGTTCCGGCCAGGAGTACTTCTTTTCTGCAACATTCTACTCCTACTTCCAGGAGTACTTCTTTGCAATATGTGTCAATGATGTGGTCGTTTGGTCGGCCAACCGTGACCGCCCACTCCAGTGTGGTTCCACCCTCAACTTCACCGCCGAcggggacttggttcttcgggattCTGATGGCAGCCTTGTCTGGTCCAGCAACACCTCCGGCCAATCTGTCATCGAAATGAACATCACCGAATCCGGCAATCTGGTTCTCTTCAACCAAAAGAACTTGCCAGTCTGGCAGTCGTTCGATCACCCAACTGACGCTATGCTTCCCCGGCAGCCATTAATGGAAGGGATGAAGCTGACGCCCAGCATCGACAATGCCAGCTTCGCTGCCAGCAATCAGTTCTATCTAGCAGCTCATCATGCTAGCCTGCAAGCATCTGAAGGGTCAACACACCAGATCTACTACCAAAGCTCGGTATACTATGCAGGCAACGCGTATGATGAACCCACATACATCGTGCTCGTCAATGGGAGCCTGTCCATCTTCGCTGCCTCCTCTCCACCTTCAGACTCGATCACAAATGTTAGGATCGACCTGCCTCATGCGCGCTCGTTCCAGTACATGAGGTTCGAGTCTGACGGATATCTCAGGCTGTATGAGTGGGATCAAAATAACACCCGGTGGTTATTCGTGTATGACATCTTCCAGCTAGATTGCTGCAACTACCCAACTGTCTGGGGAAAGTACGGGATCTGCAGGAATGGGCAGTGCTTCTGCCCAATTTCTGCAAATGATACCTCGTACTTCAGGCAGGCTGATACCTGGAATCATAACCTTGGCTGCATTGCAGTAGATCCAATTTCTTCTTGCCAGTCTGTTGCAGCTGCGAAAGATAACCAGCTAGTAGCTCTCCCCAATGTTTCCTACTTCAATTACAATGATCCCGATGCTGCAATACCAAATGACGAAGAGAACTGCAAGCAAGCCTGCTTGAGCAATTGCTCTTGCAAGGCCGCATTTCATACTTTCCAGAATGGTTCCGGTGGatcttgttagataataacgagaaataaacgagacaaaAGTGACACGAATGAGAGGAACACCTGGATACATGGCACCCGAATGGCTGACATCGAAAATCACTGAGAAGGTCGATGTTTACAGTTTTGGTATCGTGGTCATGGAAATCTTAAGTGGAAGAAAGAACATCGACTACTCTCAGCCTGATGAGGGTGCTTAGCTCATTATGGTACTACGAGAAAAGGCAATGAATTCTCAACTGGAAGATATGATCGACAGGAACAACCAAGATATATGATCATGCAACAAGGAGGAAGTGATTGAGATCATGAAGCTTGCAATGTGGTGCTTGCAGAGTGACAGCAACAGAAGGCTTCACATCATGTCAGTGGTGGTGAAGTTCATGGAAGGAGAAAGAAATGTGGAATCCGACTTGAACTACAACTTCTTCGATCTAAGCCCTGCAATCGTTGTGCCAGTTGGTCAACCCAACTTCTccgccctgccaaatgcatcagtGCTCTCTGCCCCCAGGTGAAATCAGACAGAGAAACCTGTCATACCATAATTTATCTGTGTCATCTTCTGTTTCTGTTATCTAAACTAATTATTTTGAATGGGCATATATATACTTAAATGTTTCAAGTATAGCAACACCGTACCACAAAAAGGTAACAGAGATCAATGTACGAAATTCTTCATCATGTCAGTGATGTATTGAGCAGAGAAACCTTCAAATATTTTCATCAGTAAATAAAGGTATATTGAGCCCTAATTTGTTTCCAACGCACAAACTACCCATGGGTATGCAAAAAGTATGACAATGCTTTTGGAGAACTTGTATGAGTAAAGTATGCAAAAAATATTTTCATCAATGCTTTTGGTTGTTTTCAGAACACATGGCCTTCTATCACTCCCTACATCCTAGGCTGGCTCACCTACTCTACTAGCCTGGGCTCGGAATGTTCCTCCGATGTGGTGCTGTTTACTTCTCACCTCCTCCTCAATCCTCAGTGCACAACACTGGGGGGTGGGGGGCAGCAACATGGTGTTGAGCCTGGTAATGTCTTGGGCCCAAATTGATGGCCTGTAGTCTTACCCTACTCTTCTTTCAACAATAGAACATATTTTTTATTTCCTTTACATAATTATTGTGTGCTGAAGACTGAGGTGACCGACTTTCTGACCGGCTTGCAATTTAATGCATACTAAAAGATTTAATAGTTCAAATCAATGAATAAATGACAGTATACATGTTCTAATTGGTGAATGGTGAACTTTTCAAGATGTGACTAATAAACAAATTTGTGTTTATGAGTTTGTCTAAGTCAGTCATGAATGAGGCTGCCATTCTCTCTTCTAAACCATGGAGAACCATATAGTCGTATTGAAAATTCATTCACTGTTTTGCAGTTCCTCTAGAATATATCTCTAAGAAACACGATATATACTATAACTCATGGATACACGCACACGCACGCTTACACAATGGCCACTGAAAGCCTGACTCGGAGATCTAGAGTATATTGTCTCTGTGACAACTGACAAACAATTTATAATTCCAATCTTGCTATCCAGACCCTTATGTTTACACCGAAAAGGAACAATACCTTGTCTGCTCTGTCGTCATATCAGCGGGAGCCAAGCATGGCGAATCGATAGCATTTTAGGCAGGGTGTGTTCTGTCTGTGTGCAGTGCATTAAGGCCGTTAGGTTTGATGCAATTTTGGGCCGAACTAAAGATCACCGGGAGCATTGGCATCTGAGAGAGGTCGGTTGCCGGTCAAATTCCCCACCGTGGTTGCCTGCCACGCGGCCTGACCAAACCCTACTCCTCGCACCaactttttttttcgaaaagggggctctccggcctctgcatcagagtgatgcatacAACCATCTTATTAACCAAAAAACAAAAAGTGTCAACAAGGTTCCAAAGTCTCCAGTTGATAAAAGGAAAATGCAGCTCACACAGAGCTTAAAAAGGCTAGATACACAAACTAACCAGTAAaagatgccacaaccggctggctaaaaatagatagataaactaattgcctatcctattacatgaccgccatccaaactggttgaagatatcccgagctaccatctcccaacggatagatccagtaaccgaaTGCTctctggcctccatcggagtgagtagcgaccacgaacggatcactgccgtagctcggaaaataacctgcaaaaaatgaatccgtgatgttctgttaaaaaccaaatcatttctgcaattccagatagtccacaacaaagcgcaaactccaacccgaatatgtcttgctaagtcaggctcaacctcattaagccatgtcccaaataatgcATTGACAGAagtcggtggagtaatattaaaagcaatatggaccgtccgccaaaggactttggccaacgggcaatcaaagaataaatgcttaatcgtctcatcccgatcacagaaactacacctagtaggtcctgtccaattatgctttatcaagttgtcctttgttaaaataacttgtttatggacaaaccacataaacactttaatttttaaaGGAACTTTGACAGCTCAAACATACTTGGAAGTtggaatggagttcgaattaataacatcaatatacattgattaaactgtaaatactccagacctagtcaacttccagcgtaatCCATCGGGTTGGTGAGAAAGTTGAACCTCCaccagtctcctaactagatggagccattcttcccaacgattgcccgctagcgaccgtctaaactgaatattaagggggatagattgaaataccgTTGCCACAAATACCTCACGTCGTTGAGCAATCcgatataaagacggatattgaatggcTAAAGGTGAGTTGCCAAAGCCAAGTATCCTCGTGTACTTGCACCATTTCCAATAACAAATCTCGTCCTATTGAACATTgattgtttgactttcattagtcctttccagaaaggcgaatcagTCGGTTTGACTGCGACCTGGGACAATGTTTTAGTCTAGAGGTATTTGTTGCGGAGGATCTGCGCCCACATGGCCTCAGTCCCGGAAGAaagcttccacaaccacttactaagaaggcatctatccttaacttcaagattttcaataccaagaccccattggtctttcggtcgacagatgatgtcccatttagcaagccggtaTTTTCTTTTAAGATCATCACCCTGCCAGAAGAAACGCGActgatagaagtccagtcttttcctaacaccaactgggacctcaaaaaACAATAAgaggaacataggcatactcgtgagcaccgaatcaatcaatatcaaacggcctccgtatgacatgagcttaccctttcAGCAGCTCAGTTTttctcaaatcgatcctcgatgcacttccattctctgtttgtcagcctacgatggtgTATCGGAATACCAAGGTATGAGAAAGATAAActccccaactcgcacccaaacaattgcctataagactcctggtcgtctttggctctaccaacgcagaacaactcgctcttatgaaagttaatctttaaaccggtcaattgttcaaaaaggcataacaccagcttcatatttctcgccttggccaaatcatgctccataaagatgattgtatcatctgcGTATTGAAGGATGGAAACACCTCCATCAACGAGATGAGGTACCAAACCACCCacttgaccattctccttagccctccctatcaaaattgctaacatatccaccacaatgttaaacaagataggggacatcggatctccttgtttgaggcctttatgtgtctggaagtaatgacctatatcgtcattcactttaattcccacactctCTTTTTGCGTAAAGGATTCGACCTGTCGGCGCCAGGCTTCATTAAAACCCttcatacgcaatgcctgttggaggaatggccatttgaccttattgtacgctttttcgaaatccaccttaaaaattactccatctaattttttggaatggatttcattgagcgtttcatgaagaacaaccagcatgaaagcagtttgggattgtTGCATCACAGAAtgtgcaatctgtgtgagcctatttgtcccgaccttggtgaagattttgaaactaacattgaggaggcagatcggtctgaattgctcaattctcacagcatccGTTTTCTTAGGGAGCAATatgatagttccaaaattcaggtgaaataattgaagctgtccagagaatagatcatgaaacataggtagtaaatcccccttaataatgtgccagcactttttatagaactcggCCGGGAACCCATCCgttccgggagccttattgtttttcatttgtgcaatagcatcaaacacctccttctctgaGAACGGGGCAACCAGGATATCATTATCAGCAGCAGACAATTAaggcacatcctcagtcctggactcatcgagggacacacaattatcctccggaggtccaaataactgtCTATAATACTCGGTAATATAGGTTTTGAGATTATCTTGACCTAAAATCGTACCCTCATCctgttcaagctgaaagatccgcctctttctgtgcttaccattagcaatgaggtgaaagaattgagtattcgcgtccccttggaccactttgcggACCTTAGCTCGCGAAGCCaacttcaattcttcttcgcggagaagttcTTTCAGCCTCTTCTCCGCCTCATTTTTGACCTGGAGCTCAGGAGGCAGCAAAATCACGGATTCGGCTTTTATGTCCAGGGCCTGTACAAGAGAAAGGAGCCTATCCTTCTCGATCTTATACACcccactaaggtgcttagcccaaccccgtaagaaacttctcaaatgcctaatcttattctgccaacgctcgacCGACGTCCTTCCTCCTACCCCattagcccattccctggctatgAGGTCGAAGAACCCCTCGCGTTCGAACCAGGCCATCTCAAATGAAAAGGTGTTTTTGTTTCCTAAatggttcggctcccctgagtcGACGAACAATGGTGTGTGATCGGAAATTCCCCGCGTGAGAGCTTGCACCGTAACAAGAGGGAAGttctgttcccactccacgctcgcgagaactcgatcaagcttttcatatgtcgggtttggcagagcattagcccaagtaaactttctaccagaaagctctatctccctTATATCCAaactttcaataatggtattgaacataaacgaccacctaCCATCGAAATTATCATTAtttttctcctctctcctcctaatgatattgaaatcacccccgacCAACATCGGAAGCTGCTCGGATCCACATATCCGAACCAGGTCCGCCAGAAACTCCGGTTTAAGTTCGGGCTGTGTggcaccataaaccgccaccaaagcccagttgaaCCCATCAACTTTAGACCTAATTCAAAACTTTACCGCGAATTCGCCCATTACTACACTCCGGACTTCAAGGGAGTCGCATCTCACACCCAGTAAGATACCtcccgatcttcctcgcggagggaggcaatgccaatcaaaatcaataccACCCACAAGAGAGGATAGAAACTGCGGTGCAAAATTATCTCGACCGGTTTCCGATAGAGCAACAAAATCTAACCGATGTTCCAGAGaagcctcagcaagaaaccttcttttagccaagtctttcagacctctgctattccaaaagattcctttcatagttcatcatggaattttttagtagtccgtatcctagcactcctacgaactgcAGAATCGGGATAAATCTTCCGTTTCCACTTACGCTTTGGCTTAGTGGGCTCTGTcgcccggtcctcataaccgggctgGACGGAACTAACAGCTGGAACATCTAAAGGCACATCATCGTCCTCAGACTCCTGATTAGAAGGTGCTAGATCCGCACATAGATTATCTAGCACTCTAACCCCTAACGCATCAATCTCCTCATCATTCATGGGTTTAACCGCTGCaagattacgaatagtctctaaggcacgctccgcctccaaatctaacaTATCATTCACCGAATTAGATATCTCATTATCAGTagcacctagtgaaactcctaattggtttgcattattaataatgtCCTCATGAGAAAAATGCAATAAAGAATTAGATATGTTGACGGACATACCAGAAGATATCGTAGCATCGTGAAGCTTAGCCTCCCTCATAGCGCGCCGTTGCTGCATATCATCCACCTCCGGAAGGTCCTGAAcgcgagcactcatccgtctcccTGTCGAGACCGGGTCCGGGATCCCGCCAAAGGCAACAACCTCCTCTCTAGTGAACAGAGGAGGCGGCTGCGGGCTCCCAGGGCCCTCGGACAAGTTCCCCGCGGGTAGGACAAGAGATGGGACAGCTGGGGCCACCTGCCCGCTCCCTCCCCCTGCCCCACCCACCGGCTCAGAGCGAAGCGTCGAAGTCACAGGAGGCGCGGTCCTCCTGACCGTAGAGGAGGAAGGGAGGACTAGGGCCACCTGGCCCAACCCCCCCTCTCACAGCGCCTCGGGAGATGCGGGTGCCACCGCCAAGACCTGAGGAGGAAGAGCCGAGGCCGTGTGCCTCGGGCTCCCACTCCCAGCGCTGGGCGACCCCGACGCGAGCGGCGTCACCGGCGTCGGTACAGGGAATGGAGAGGTCAAGGCCACCTGCCCTGACCCCCCTCCCCCAAGGCCCACCTCGAACGTAGAAGACATCAtgcgacgcccccgatttgaccgtacactaatcatacacgcaaacgtgtacgatcaagatcagggactcacgggaagatatcacaacacaactctacaaataaaataagtcatacaagcatcatattacaagccaggggcctcgtaggctcgaatacaagagctcgatcatagacgagtcagcggaagcaacaatatctgagtacagacataagttaaacaagttgccttaagaaggctaacacaaactaggatacagatcgaaagaggcgcagacctcctccctgggatcctcctaaactactcctggtcgccgtcagcgggctgcacgtagtagtaggcacctcccgagtagtagtagtcatcatcaacggtggcgtctggctcctggactccagcatctggttgcgacaaccagaaataaaggaaaggggggaaaagggggagaaagtaaccatgagtactcatccaaagtactcgcaagcaagaagctacactacgtatgcatgggtatcaaatggaataagggtatcatatgtggactgaactacagaatgccagaataagagggggataactaatcctgtcgaagactacgcttctggccacctccatcttgcagcatgtaggagagagtagatggtaagttcaccaagtagcatcaagtagcatcgtatagcataatcctaaccgatgatcctcccctcgtcgccctgtgagagagcgatcaccggttgtatctggaacttggaagggtgtgttttattaagtatccggttctagttgtcataaggtcaaggtacaactccaagtcgtcctgttaccgaagatcacggctattcgaatagattaacttccctgcaggggtgcaccacataacccaacacgctcgatcccatttggccggacacactttcctgggtcatgcccggcctcggaagatcaacacgtcgcagccctacctag is a window from the Triticum dicoccoides isolate Atlit2015 ecotype Zavitan unplaced genomic scaffold, WEW_v2.0 scaffold60953, whole genome shotgun sequence genome containing:
- the LOC119347231 gene encoding putative receptor protein kinase ZmPK1, whose product is MGAFLPCFRSCFASLLLLLIFAAHPSSQASNATAELSTVWSTDGSYMLFRSGQEYFFSATFYSYFQEYFFAICVNDVVVWSANRDRPLQCGSTLNFTADGDLVLRDSDGSLVWSSNTSGQSVIEMNITESGNLVLFNQKNLPVWQSFDHPTDAMLPRQPLMEGMKLTPSIDNASFAASNQFYLAAHHASLQASEGSTHQIYYQSSVYYAGNAYDEPTYIVLVNGSLSIFAASSPPSDSITNVRIDLPHARSFQYMRFESDGYLRLYEWDQNNTRWLFVYDIFQLDCCNYPTVWGKYGICRNGQCFCPISANDTSYFRQADTWNHNLGCIAVDPISSCQSVAAAKDNQLVALPNVSYFNYNDPDAAIPNDEENCKQACLSNCSCKAAFHTFQNGSGGSC